Part of the Deinococcus roseus genome, AGGCTGCAGGCCAGACCATTTACCTGGATGACGAAGGCCAGGCCCTGTTGCCCCCTTCCCTGCAAGGTGTGACGGGAAGGCTGGTTCTGGAGGACCGTTTCTGTGCGGTAACCCTTTCCACAGCAGATCAGGTGATGTGTCAGGAAAACCCTGCAGCCAGTTCTGCAGCTCCCTGAGCTGGATTTGCCTTTTCTCCCCTCTGGTCCTGAAGCGCCTTGCAGCTTCAGGATTTTTCATGCGGGTTCCTGGCCAGATGGGTCGTTTCTGAAACAATGGGGAAAGCCAGGGTTGTCTGGTCACCCTGTGGAATCTTATTGAATCGATTCGACAAATGGAGCACACTGGGAGAAACCCCCATTCCTCAAGGAGGACATCCATGCAAAAAACCCCGGTGGGCATCATTGGCTGCGGAGCCATCAGCAGCATCTACCTGCAGAACCTCACCCGTGCTTTCGGTGTCATTGAGGTGGTGGCCGTGGCAGATTTGAACCTGCAGGCCGCCCAGGAGCGAGTTGCAGAATTTGGCATCCCCAGAGCCTGCACCCCGGAAGAACTGCTCTCAGACCCGAACATCCAGATTGTGGTGAACCTGACCTCCCCTGCCGTGCACACCCAGGTCAATGTGCAAATCCTGAACGCAGGCAAGCACGTCTACACCGAAAAACCCTTTGCCCTCTCTCTGCAAGATGCAGACACCGTGCTCAAACTTGCCGCTGCAAAAGGGCTGCGGGTGGGCTGTGCGCCAGACACCTTCTTCGGTGCGGGCCTGCAGACCTGCCGCAAACTCATTGAAGACGGCTGGATTGGCACCCCTTATGCCGCCCACGGCCAGGTTCTGATGGGCAACGCCTTTGATGCTCTGCACCCCAACTTTGCCAGTTTCTTCCAGCAGGGCTGGGATCCGCTGTTTGACATGGCCCCCTATTACCTCACTGCCCTGGTCCATCTGCTGGGTCCAGTGAAAAAAGTCAGTGGCATGGTGGGACGGGTGCGGGAAACCCTCACTGTAAACAACCCCCATTCACCCCTTTTTGGGCAGACCATTCCTGTGGGTGCCCCGCAACATGCCAGTGCCACCCTGGCACTGGCAGGAGGCTGCATTGCCACCCTGCAGGTCGCCAAGGAGAGCTTCGGGTACAGTCCCAGGCTGGAAATCTACGGCACCGAGGGCGTTTTGTTCGTGCCAGATCCCAACATGTTCAGTGGCCCCATCCGGTTGCTGCAACCCGACGGCACCCTCAAAGAATTCCCGTACTCGCATGGTTTTGCAGAGAACAGCCGGGGGGTGGGGGTTGCAGACATGGCTTATGCCCTGCGATCAGGCCGCAAACACCGCGCCAGTGGTGAACTCGCCCGGCACCTTCTGGAAACCACCCTGGGCATTTTCGAGTCTTCCCAGCGTGGGCAACACGTTTCCATTTCTCCCCTGAGGGATCGTCCCTCTCCCCTTCCCCTCGGTCTGAAACATGGCCGTCTGGACGACTGAACAAGGAGCCTGCCATGAAAAAATTTCCTGTGGCCCTGCAGCCCTACACCATCCGTGACCACCTGCAAAATGACTTTCTGGGCGCCCTCAGCACGGTGGCAGGCATCGGATACACCGCCCTGGAACTGGGCCCACCTCCAGCAGGCATCACCCTGGAGCAGATGAAAACCCATCTGGACGACCTGGGGGTGCGCATCATGGGCACCCATGCCAGCCTGGAGCAATTGCAAACCGATCTGGATGGCGTGGCAGACTTCCTGCATCAGGTGGGAGGCAAGTACGTGACCCTCTCCCACCGTTTTGCAGACAGAGCAGAGGTGCTTTCCTGTGCTGCTGAATTCAACCGCATTGGCGAGGCCTGCCAGCAACGGGGCATCCAGTTTCTGTACCACAACCACGACTGGGAATTCGTGCGCTTTGACAGAGAATACGCACTTGACCTCCTGCTGGAAAACACCGATCCCCAGAACGTCAAACTGGAACTGGATGTGTACTGGGTGGCCAGAGGTGGAGAAGACCCGGCGCAATTTTTGAAAAAGCTGGTGGGCCGCTGCCCTGTGCTGCACCTGAAAGACATGGAGGCTGGAGAAGAACAGTTCTTTGCAGAAGTCGGAGAGGGCATCCTGAACATCCCAGACATCCTGCAGGTGGCAGAAGAGGTCGGGGTGGAATGGCTGGTGGTGGAACAGGACCTGTGCAGACGTGATCCTTTTGAATCCATTCAGATCAGCCTGAACAACCTGAGAAAGCTGGATGCTGTCCTGTAAAAGCAATTTTATTTTGAAGCTCCAGAGTTTCAGATTTTCGGAGCTTCAAAATTTTAAAATTCTGGATTTTCGGAGCTCTGAGAAAAGGAAGTGGCTTGCCTCTGGCTGTATCATGTTGGCATCCAGAAACCCCAAAGGAGTCCCATGCCCAGCGAACAGAGCAAAACCCTCAGGCCCCGACCCTCTGCTTCACCTCAGGAGATCCTGCCCCTGGAAACCCAGCGCCTGAACTGGGAAAACGAGGCCCTGCAAACCCCTCTGCCTTCTGAAGTGCAGTGGGAAGCCCTGACCGGGGAAATTTCAGGGGAAAGGCTGTGGACTTCAGATCGTCCTGCAGGCACCGTGCTGTATTTGCATGGAGGAGGGTTCACCCAGGGATCCAGCAAAACCCACCGGCCTCTGGCGGCTTTGCTGACCCAGGCCACCGGATGGCAGGTCATCACCCTGGATTATCCGCTGGCTCCAGAGCATCCCTTTCCAGCAGCGCTGCATTTTGTGGTGAAGGCTTACACCGCTCTGCTTCAAAGCACCTCTGGTCCGGTGGTTCTGGGCGGAGATTCAGCAGGGGGGCAACTGGTGCTTTCGGGTTTGCTGCTGATGCAAGAACAGAAGTTGCCCTTGCCTGCAGGGGCTTTCCTGATTTCCCCCTGGCTGGACCTCACCCAGAGCGGAGCTTCCATGCAAAGCCGGGCGGCCCTGGATCCCATGGTCACCCAGAAAGGTCTGCAAGACGCAGCAGATGCTTACCTGCAAGGCGTTCCTGCCACAGATCCGCTGGCCTCGCCCCTGTTCTCTGGCCTGCAGCACCTTCCTCCCTTGTTGTGTCTGGTGGGAGACCATGAAGTGCTGCTCAGCGACAGTGAGCGTCTGGCAGCCTTCAGGCCTGAAACCACCGCCCTGAAGGTCCATCCAGACATGTGGCACGTGTGGCCCGCCTGGGGTCCCGCATTGCCTGAAGCTCTGGAAGCCCTGCAAGACATTCAGGGGTTTTTGCTGGGTTTGTCAGGAGAATCAGCACTTTGAAATTTCAGAACCCTGAGACTCCATAACTGAAGTTACGCACCGAGTGGGACAGGTGACTTGAACAGTTCTCTGAGGTTTCGAAGTTCTTCCCAGGCTGCTTGAAC contains:
- a CDS encoding Gfo/Idh/MocA family protein, which encodes MQKTPVGIIGCGAISSIYLQNLTRAFGVIEVVAVADLNLQAAQERVAEFGIPRACTPEELLSDPNIQIVVNLTSPAVHTQVNVQILNAGKHVYTEKPFALSLQDADTVLKLAAAKGLRVGCAPDTFFGAGLQTCRKLIEDGWIGTPYAAHGQVLMGNAFDALHPNFASFFQQGWDPLFDMAPYYLTALVHLLGPVKKVSGMVGRVRETLTVNNPHSPLFGQTIPVGAPQHASATLALAGGCIATLQVAKESFGYSPRLEIYGTEGVLFVPDPNMFSGPIRLLQPDGTLKEFPYSHGFAENSRGVGVADMAYALRSGRKHRASGELARHLLETTLGIFESSQRGQHVSISPLRDRPSPLPLGLKHGRLDD
- a CDS encoding sugar phosphate isomerase/epimerase family protein codes for the protein MKKFPVALQPYTIRDHLQNDFLGALSTVAGIGYTALELGPPPAGITLEQMKTHLDDLGVRIMGTHASLEQLQTDLDGVADFLHQVGGKYVTLSHRFADRAEVLSCAAEFNRIGEACQQRGIQFLYHNHDWEFVRFDREYALDLLLENTDPQNVKLELDVYWVARGGEDPAQFLKKLVGRCPVLHLKDMEAGEEQFFAEVGEGILNIPDILQVAEEVGVEWLVVEQDLCRRDPFESIQISLNNLRKLDAVL
- a CDS encoding alpha/beta hydrolase — translated: MPSEQSKTLRPRPSASPQEILPLETQRLNWENEALQTPLPSEVQWEALTGEISGERLWTSDRPAGTVLYLHGGGFTQGSSKTHRPLAALLTQATGWQVITLDYPLAPEHPFPAALHFVVKAYTALLQSTSGPVVLGGDSAGGQLVLSGLLLMQEQKLPLPAGAFLISPWLDLTQSGASMQSRAALDPMVTQKGLQDAADAYLQGVPATDPLASPLFSGLQHLPPLLCLVGDHEVLLSDSERLAAFRPETTALKVHPDMWHVWPAWGPALPEALEALQDIQGFLLGLSGESAL